AGAATATTTTCTCTGTCCCACTGAAGACATATGAAAAAAAGCAATATGGAAATGTTCAGCAAGGAGAGGGGTGAAAGCCATGACAGCTAAAAAAATGATATGGTGAGAGAGGTAGGATTTGCAAGTCTAGGTTAGTTTTACTGCATTTTCCTACCTATACTCCAAATGGACAGCACAGTACTGAGATTAGATTATTTTGCTGAGGAGCCTCTGCATGGCCCTTTGGATGTCCctgttcctcaggctgtagatgaaAGGGTTCAACATGGGAGTGACCACAGTATACACCACCGAGGCCACTGCACCCTTCCTGGGAGAAGTTGACACAGCCGAACTGAGATACACCCCGAGTCCTGTTccataaaataagcaaacaactGACAGGTGAGAGCCACAGGTGGAGAAGGCTTTGTACTTCCCACCTGTTGATGGGATtctcaaaatggaagaaacaatTTTATAGTAAGAGAAAAAGATCCCTGAGATAGGGAGAAAGCCAGAGATGGCACCAACAAAATACATGACTACGTTATTGGTGAAGTGTCAGAGCAGGCAAGGTTGAGGAGTTGAGAAGGGtcacagaagaaatgagaaatttccACATCCTTGAAGTAGGTAAGTTGTAACACGATCGAATTGTGCATCTGGGAGACCAAAACGCTGATGAAAAGTGATGCCAAAACCAACAAGCCACAGAGGCGAGGGTTCATGATGACCAAGTAGCGCAGGGGGTGACAGATTGCCACAAACCGGTCATATGCCGTTGCAGCCAGGAGGAGACTATCCAAACatccaaaaagcataaaaaaagacaTCTGAGTCAGGCAGCCCACATACGAGATGACTCTGCTCTGAGTTTGGATGTCCACAATCATCTTGGGGATGGTAGTAGAGGTGAAACCGATGTCAGCCAATGACAGGTTGGAGAGGAaaaagtacatgggggtgtggaggtgggggtcAGAGCTGACAGCCAGGACGATGAGCAGGTTCCCGAGTACGCTGACCAGGTACATAGACAGGAACAGCCCAAAAAGGAGGGGCTGCAGTTCTAGATCATCTGAGAGTCCCGTGAGGAAGAATTCTGAAACCCTTGTTAGATTTTGTGGTTCTATGTACCTT
The Panthera uncia isolate 11264 chromosome A2, Puncia_PCG_1.0, whole genome shotgun sequence genome window above contains:
- the LOC125930568 gene encoding LOW QUALITY PROTEIN: putative gustatory receptor clone PTE01 (The sequence of the model RefSeq protein was modified relative to this genomic sequence to represent the inferred CDS: inserted 1 base in 1 codon), whose amino-acid sequence is MPIDLFTFPNLLFFFKRCPRYIEPQNLTRVSEFFLTGLSDDLELQPLLFGLFLSMYLVSVLGNLLIVLAVSSDPHLHTPMYFFLSNLSLADIGFTSTTIPKMIVDIQTQSRVISYVGCLTQMSFFMLFGCLDSLLLAATAYDRFVAICHPLRYLVIMNPRLCGLLVLASLFISVLVSQMHNSIVLQLTYFKDVEISHFFCDPSQLLNLACSDXFTNNVVMYFVGAISGFLPISGIFFSYYKIVSSILRIPSTGGKYKAFSTCGSHLSVVCLFYGTGLGVYLSSAVSTSPRKGAVASVVYTVVTPMLNPFIYSLRNRDIQRAMQRLLSKII